The proteins below come from a single Chryseobacterium bernardetii genomic window:
- a CDS encoding DUF6268 family outer membrane beta-barrel protein, which yields MRKKWMIIAAFTQAAYVFAQIELRSEYLPQQKYINNNGDKSSSLTTTFTATIPVSINPSGYQQPSIWAATLNASYTSFSNEGTAAEALPKEMGSADFGVMYMTPLNEKLMFIGGASAGVYSTHTDVKKLEMDHVVVNVYSSFIWQVRPKIKLGVALVGNNAFDKPMLIPMPYFQYHSEKAHGMEYHAELSYNPKFSVGYRFNDVFALRIVNRPKFFFSLAKIEGQKKYFDHHYVSLGMEPEYRFKNWTVSGTFGANFGRTDRYRDREPSNFLKWGNATFDPSFYISAGIKYNFAKKHN from the coding sequence ATGAGAAAAAAATGGATGATAATTGCTGCATTTACACAGGCTGCTTATGTTTTTGCACAGATAGAACTGAGATCAGAGTACCTGCCTCAACAAAAATACATCAATAATAACGGAGATAAAAGTTCTTCACTCACCACTACTTTTACAGCAACAATTCCTGTAAGTATTAACCCATCAGGCTATCAGCAGCCTTCCATATGGGCAGCAACCCTTAATGCTTCTTATACCTCATTCAGTAATGAAGGGACCGCAGCCGAAGCCCTGCCCAAAGAAATGGGTTCTGCAGATTTTGGGGTAATGTATATGACTCCATTAAATGAAAAGCTTATGTTCATTGGAGGAGCTTCTGCCGGGGTCTACTCTACCCATACCGATGTGAAAAAACTGGAGATGGATCATGTTGTAGTGAATGTCTATTCATCTTTCATATGGCAGGTTCGCCCCAAAATAAAACTTGGAGTAGCCCTTGTTGGGAATAATGCCTTTGATAAACCTATGCTTATTCCCATGCCTTATTTTCAGTACCACAGTGAAAAAGCCCATGGAATGGAATACCATGCAGAGTTGAGCTATAATCCCAAATTTTCTGTAGGATACAGGTTTAATGATGTATTTGCTTTACGCATTGTGAACAGACCTAAGTTTTTCTTTTCACTTGCTAAAATTGAGGGCCAAAAGAAATATTTCGATCATCATTATGTAAGTTTAGGGATGGAACCGGAATACCGATTCAAAAACTGGACAGTAAGCGGTACGTTTGGTGCAAATTTTGGACGTACGGACCGTTACCGTGACAGGGAGCCATCTAATTTTCTTAAATGGGGAAATGCAACTTTTGACCCTTCGTTCTATATTTCTGCGGGGATAAAATATAACTTTGCAAAAAAACATAACTAA
- a CDS encoding tetratricopeptide repeat protein, with amino-acid sequence MIKLNDDDPKIINSMFPPQLYRIFKSYNLLLLILLCSAGSVYGQRAFSHQKFDSILLKKTESLRIQGDYENLVRLNKDYLNLAEENSYREGIILCYINISNISATIGNYKRGLSYLSLAEKELKKINSPVLKARLYQEHAQLNGVIGLYKSALDLNAKGLFYLKNIPDQEKRKFYLYRLYANRADFLYKVNRADSAYIYLQKGKRIDGQGVLLNTLLAKYHLMYTKRKDSALIYLQKASGKIVNTGKVNIQNGFVDLTYGDYYFSLEDYKTALDYYSKALDYYSRTNRLYNIPGVYESIAKTYKMLNEPKKEEEAMKKYTEEKTALENIQNEAINISIDHMLSDKDEESNGFQKKIYLYISFIVILSLAIFILLYRHNRALRQKKNELKSEALSLKSRINDSFDELVGLAKKNDSTFLTRFQEIYPEFCPRLLEINPRLGASELTFCAMIKLNFTSKEIAEYTFIQHKSVQQKKHRLRKKLNVPTEQELFLFFDSL; translated from the coding sequence ATGATAAAACTTAACGATGATGATCCTAAAATAATTAATAGCATGTTCCCACCTCAATTATACAGAATATTTAAATCATATAATCTGCTCCTGTTAATCCTGCTGTGCTCTGCCGGATCAGTTTACGGCCAGAGAGCATTTTCGCATCAAAAGTTTGACAGTATACTGTTGAAGAAAACAGAATCACTTCGTATTCAGGGAGATTATGAAAACCTTGTCCGCCTGAATAAAGACTATCTGAACCTTGCCGAAGAAAATAGCTATAGGGAAGGAATCATTCTTTGCTATATCAATATTTCTAACATTTCAGCAACCATTGGAAATTATAAAAGAGGATTGTCTTATCTTTCCCTGGCTGAAAAAGAGCTTAAGAAGATCAACAGCCCTGTTTTAAAAGCAAGGCTCTATCAGGAACATGCCCAGCTGAATGGGGTAATAGGCCTTTATAAAAGCGCTTTGGATCTGAATGCAAAAGGTTTGTTCTATCTCAAAAACATCCCAGATCAGGAGAAAAGGAAATTTTATTTGTACCGGCTTTATGCCAACAGGGCTGATTTTTTATATAAAGTAAATAGGGCAGACTCAGCGTACATTTATTTACAGAAAGGGAAAAGAATTGATGGACAGGGTGTTTTACTGAATACACTTTTAGCTAAGTATCATCTGATGTACACCAAAAGAAAAGATTCAGCTTTGATCTATCTTCAGAAAGCGTCCGGAAAAATTGTTAATACCGGTAAAGTAAACATCCAGAATGGTTTTGTGGATCTTACTTATGGGGACTATTACTTTTCTCTGGAGGACTATAAAACAGCATTGGATTACTACAGTAAAGCATTGGATTACTACAGTAGAACCAACAGGTTATATAATATTCCCGGAGTTTATGAATCTATAGCCAAAACCTACAAAATGCTGAATGAGCCTAAGAAGGAAGAAGAGGCTATGAAGAAATATACAGAGGAAAAAACCGCATTGGAAAATATTCAGAACGAAGCCATTAATATTTCAATAGATCATATGCTGAGTGATAAAGATGAAGAATCTAACGGCTTTCAGAAGAAGATTTACCTTTACATCAGCTTTATTGTTATTTTATCACTGGCTATTTTTATCTTACTTTATCGGCATAACAGAGCACTAAGGCAAAAGAAGAACGAGCTCAAAAGTGAAGCACTTTCCCTGAAAAGTAGGATCAATGACTCGTTTGATGAATTAGTAGGGCTGGCTAAAAAGAATGATTCTACATTTTTGACTAGATTCCAGGAAATTTATCCTGAATTTTGCCCAAGGCTTCTGGAAATCAACCCAAGACTCGGTGCTTCGGAACTTACATTTTGTGCGATGATAAAGCTTAATTTCACTTCAAAGGAAATTGCAGAATATACCTTTATCCAGCATAAATCTGTACAGCAGAAAAAGCACAGATTAAGAAAAAAACTGAACGTTCCCACAGAACAGGAGCTGTTTCTTTTCTTTGATTCTTTATAA